The DNA segment ACAAATGAGCCGGAACCTATAGGGAACATCATCTCGGTACCTTCTTTTACATTAGAGAGCTCTTCGATGGTATTCAGGGCCTTTGCACTTTCATCGGCAGACATCCTTATCATGGTCATCTGCTGCTGGAGGAGCTCGGCGCGTTTCTGGAGCTCACGGTGCTGCATCACTAATGCCCGGGGGTCCTGCTCATTCACACCAGACATGAATTATGCCTCTTTTATGCTCTCTATCTTGACGAAGTTTCTCTTAATGCCGTGTTTGCTTCCGAATAAGGAGTACACTTTGTCAAGAGCGTTCTTCTCATTCTGGCTTTCCACTTTCTTTGTGAATTTCTCCCATTCAACACCTGCTTTAAAAGTACCTTTGACCTGGAAATTCTTCATATGAAATCACCTTTAATATCCATTATTATCTGATCAGAAACCCAGCGCGTCCTCTATTCTTCCCAGCTCGTGACCGGAGGTCTGCGAGCCTGCAACATAACCCTTGGAGTTTGCGATCAGGCCGGAGCCCACCATCTGTGTACCGAAGTTACTGGTGCCGATGTCCACCGGAAGCTCAAAGAGCTCCTCAAGCAGTGCCAGTTCATCGGCTGTGGCCCTTGGGTGCACGAGCAGGCCTTTGTTGGTCGCAACACCTGCCATTCCCACGGTCCTGATGCCGCCTATCGTACCCCTGCGCACATCCACCTTCAGGGATTCTGCAATTACCTCTACTGCCCTGTCGGTCATTTCAGGATGTACCAGTGCAGCCGTATCGTTCAAGAGTACTATATTGCCTATTGCGTTAAGTTTGCTGGGCACGTAATGTACCGGAAGTCCAATCTCATCAGAGTCTTTTACGGTAGCGTGGCTCGCTACTAGCAGGCCGTTGGAATTACCCCTGCAGAGGGAGCCTACTACAATACTGCCGTTGACAAGTGTCTCGAAAGCGCGGACTCCCAGGAGCTCCTCAAGGATACCGCAAACATTATCACCCGTACCCGAAGGCACGAGTGCGATATCCTCTGTGCAGGTTGAAAAAGCCCCGATTATGGGGCTCTCATCGATATTCAATGTACGTATCATTATCTACCGCATTATCTGTGAGATGGTCCTGCGCTTATGCGAGTTCCGCCTGTACTTCCCCGTCCTCGAACTTTGCAGCCCTTACACGAATGGAGAGAGGTGGCTTCCCGTTGCCGCGTGACCAGACCTTCTCATTGATGGTCTTGTCAAGTTTTACCATTCCGGGTTCGGCCTTCATGTGCTTTGTAAGGTATTCCCTTATGACACTGACAGCCCTGTCGGACCTCTTCCACCTTGGTGCTGTTTTAACTGAGCGGAGAGGGATAGTATAGATCTGTTCTTTAATTGCGTCGTCTGCCATTATCATCACCTTACTTCACATCAAGAC comes from the Methanolobus chelungpuianus genome and includes:
- the rpl18a gene encoding 50S ribosomal protein L18Ae, translated to MKNFQVKGTFKAGVEWEKFTKKVESQNEKNALDKVYSLFGSKHGIKRNFVKIESIKEA
- a CDS encoding 50S ribosomal protein L31e, with product MADDAIKEQIYTIPLRSVKTAPRWKRSDRAVSVIREYLTKHMKAEPGMVKLDKTINEKVWSRGNGKPPLSIRVRAAKFEDGEVQAELA
- a CDS encoding translation initiation factor IF-6 gives rise to the protein MIRTLNIDESPIIGAFSTCTEDIALVPSGTGDNVCGILEELLGVRAFETLVNGSIVVGSLCRGNSNGLLVASHATVKDSDEIGLPVHYVPSKLNAIGNIVLLNDTAALVHPEMTDRAVEVIAESLKVDVRRGTIGGIRTVGMAGVATNKGLLVHPRATADELALLEELFELPVDIGTSNFGTQMVGSGLIANSKGYVAGSQTSGHELGRIEDALGF